AGTTTATGAAAAGGTAAGATGGAATAGAAGCAGTCTTTAGAAATAAATCTGAAATCCAGCTATTTTAAGCAAATTTGTGTTAGATCAATTCGATTACATAAGTAGATCAGATTTGTATTTTTCGCAAATCTAACTTTTTGTGATGTTTGGCcgctttttcaatatttttagttttggaaTTAAATTTCAGCCAATCCATGCGTTGGTAGAAATTATGATCAGTAGCTTTTAATTCTAACACGATTATTCTTTACCTAATATaccccaaaaatatttttttaaatttttttattaatcttaagcATGACTTTAATTTGGAAATTTGACTACAATACGATATTTGcataataaattgtaaaattgtGAATTCAAAAACCAGAATTGCTTTTTCCTGAAATGGATTACCCAAACTCTGAGATCCTTGCAGTGAAACTAAATGCTTCACATATGTTATTGCAAAGTGCAGAGAGCACTCATTTGAGGAGGGGAAGATAGTCTCAAGGGCATTTAGGTCTGTTGCCATGGGTGGTCATGTTGGCGTAGCATGGGCAGGCGTCGTAGTTGCCGGAAGTACCCGGCGGCACACAGTCGCACCGAGCACAGCATGTCCCACAAGCACGGTGGCACAGCCGTGGCCTGGACGACAACCTGCACCTCCTTGCGCACGCCGCTCCACAATCTAAAAAtacagaaacaaaattgtgaATGTAGCTAAGTTGTGCAGTGTATATGTTGCATGCATAAATCTTGTTTTTAGTATAAGTGTGCACCTATTTTCTGAAGAGGAGTTGTGTTTACTGCTCTATTGAGTACCTGAACGGATACAAAAAGTATGtattttggttaataattagagcaaaaattgcatattagagaagaaaaaatgcaagtgtTTTCACCTCTTGTTCTCCTGCAACAAAATGGACAACAAGTGCAAGAAAGAAGGCAATGGAAACTTTGGAGATGGTCATCCTTATAACTTGCAAGAAGAGATCAAAACATTGCTAATGTTGCTTTCTAGTTCAAAATCAAGAACTGAGGGTGCTTTCTTATATAGGATAAACTATATCATCACTCCTCgatattagatttaattatacaaacactcCACATCCTttgcaaaatttcaaatacacCCCTTAAaattgtagttgtaattacaagtacatatCCTATTCAGAAACAgaattttacacaaacacctccTCAAGGGTGTATCTGTAAGTTTACAAAGTACATGGAATGTTGTATAATTAGGTCTTACCTCAGTAGATgtcgatataatttacccttttatatatagcaagatacataaatttagaataaattacatcgacaCCACTTGAGGTTCAATCTAAGTAAACAAACTCTCCTCGCCCTTTGTACAATTACATGTACACCATTCGAGGGGCGTTCTGTAATGAATCTCAACagtgtttgtgtaaaattttactATTGAATAGAgaggttatttataattacaattacattagagaaaataaaaaatatatatatatttgagaaaacttAATAGATGTAGACGAATACCTAATGAAAATGGATATGGTCCAGGTTTGTTAGGCATCGAATCACAAGATTTCAGATTCATTAATATCTAAGTTTTTGTTGAGAAAGCGGGCACGACAAGTATGTGTTAAGGACTTGAAATTATTTgctttattgaaaaaataaaggacaTAAATTTAAAGAGTAAGTCCGACGTACAAGAATACCAAactattatgtgcatttagcTATACATCAAATTCTGAGGGCTATAAGATGTAATTTTACCAAGGGCTCGTTTGGTTGTCTatattgtattaaattatataaatacttaatcATATCACATTTAGGTTTGGTAAAAGTCGAAGTAAGGTTACCTTCGATTATACAAACTTTCGCtgttttttgtaaaattacaagtacactctttaaaattgtagttgtaattacaggTACACTTCTTATTCagtaacaatattttttataatacttattaaataaatttacaagaaCTTCGTGTTCgtttgatcaaatcaaatctCAAGAGATATCGACATAATTCACCTTACAGAATAGCTATTAATCTTAGAAACGTCTCATTTATAAGTCCGTAATTTATATACCAATTcaatttagtaatatttttaggaAGAAAAAAGTCTATTTCTTATGCAAATTTAGCCATGTAGTTAAGTAAATGTCTCGATATTTCACATCAGGGGACATCTAACACGTGAGATATATCTACTATACAAAAACATAGctaaatacttatttatattctagcatcaattttttttctcaaatgtCATCTTGTCCAATCTCATGCTACAACCCAACGAGTCCCGAGGCCAAAAGGTAACACCAAGTTTCACATAACAATaaggattaattacatttaggtccctctaaaaatataaattacacattctctcaagaaagatttaaaaatacacttacatcttctttaaaaaaattctccgTTTGCAATTGACTTCCTTTTGTTTAGGGTTCAGACGGAAGATGTTAatgtcaacaaaaaaattatataaatttctgattttattacggatgcaataattttttaatattattattatacttattaggGGATAAATGTAAAGATTGTCCCGAATTATAGCAATTGTTTAGAAAGTAGCCGTTGAAGGTTGATGAATGGACAAAACTAATCATCTTTGTTGCAtctatttcttaaaaatatcttgttcaaatatttcagctaatatttcaagaaataaatactACAATACTATACACCTGACCTCATATAtagaaagtaaaaatatacaaacaaaaaattgactaGTTTTTCCATAGGACAATAATTTAcgagtaaattttattataattatacccttttgacttcatatatattacacgtaccccttataaatataaagatattactaaataaacttttgaataagaagtaaaatttaaaatttatttaacttttttgaaaCCTCGGTATTTTCCGTCTGAATTTTGAGGGGAGAGGGTAAGTTACTTTGGGGATGTAATTCcctaataataaatgaaaaacataGCATAGGTTGGGCAGACGTAGGACAACATATGACAGCAATTTCAAGTGTTAGCTTAGAATAATTAACGTACGTGGATTCAAAGGGTGGTTGGCCGATCACCTGTGGCCTAAATGTAAATCACTGGACTGAAACCATCTTTCTGGTCCGCCGGCTTTGATCAGGAGGGTAAACGACTATGACCAGTACTCACCTCTCTACCAGCTACCCTCTACAGAGACCTTAAACATACGAGAAACagacataaaagaaaattgcgGAAGGATCGAATATCACGTGTGTTTTATGGTTCACACGTGAAGAATTGTATCCCGGGGTCGGAAATAGACAAAAACGAGTTAAAGAATCTATATAGGGGTTACCCCACAAAACGCTGGCATGTATGACTAGAGAACTTGACAGGTCCCGTTGTAAGAACTCGTAACATGTTAAACTTTTCATGgatagaaaataatatcaaagGTGAACAGAGAAAGAACAGGGCGGCTACGGCAGCAGCCACTCCAATGAACGACGCCTTAGCATCTACTGCACCCACATAGTCACTGCTTTGATCAACCTCGCTCTGAGAAGCGTGCCACGGCTCTCAAGACTTCACATTTCCAAAGACACACTTATCTGTTATAAAGGCAGAAATACAAGAGAAAACTTAAGAACACCTGAATATCACAATTTCTGAATGACAAAACCACAATCAGATTGTGTTTATTGCCTCTATCCCCAATGTTCCCAAATtgtcttttcttaaaaagTTCAACGGTGACAATCAAAATCCATACAAAAACGTCGTATTCTttgcaagagaaaaaaaagtatagcAGCAAAACTCTGTCgagtttcaatttttaatacaagTATACATGCTGTCAACACATCCAAGAGGCAGATCTTTTCATGTGTGGTTTCATCTGTTTGTCTTCCTCCAGCGATATCATGCCCAAATGAGAGGGATCTTCCAGCATCATTTTAGCAACCAAATAACCAGCAATGGACCATGTCTGGTTCTTACGGGACTGTTTCCCCACGTAACGCCCAAGCTTTCCGTCATAGTATTCAGCCCAATGATCCTTCAATAGACGAGTTTCAGCCAGCTCAATGGCACGTCTTGCTAACTGGGGTCGTCCGGATTTGATGCACGCAGCCGTCAGTAGCCATATAAGGACTGCATGAAGCATCAAAAGACAAGCTCTTAAACTTACCAGACAAAAAACACTACAAGAAAGACCTTGTTTTTAGTCATAGCTAATTTACACTGCCTAAAATGAAAACCACAgtgaatataattaactatagcTATAAGCAATGACTATTGCTCGTTGTCTTAGCAGGCGAGGACAAAACATTACACTACAGTTAAAAACCATAGCAAATACTTGGACCAAAGCTAAaactatgacaaatattgattaatcgtggGCTATAAGTTTTACATTGgtttgtgtgtttgtgtttgaCAGTATTTATCTACCATGGTGTATAAGGCATTCCCATTATAATTTAGGGAATAATCCATTTTCTTTGCAGGGAAACCCAAAAGAATGTATGTATTACAATGTTTCAGAGACACAACAATGGATACAAGAAGTTATAGAAAGTTACCTGGCCAAGAACCGCCATTGTGGTAACTCCAGCTAGTGTTCTTCGGATCACAGCCTGTCACTATTCTCCACTCATGACTTTCCATGGCCGGATAACAAATCTTCAACGGCATTTCTCCGACCAACTCCGCCCAACGTGATTCAATGAGATCCATTATAGCTGAGGCTTGCTCGGGAGTCGCCAAAGATGATAAGATTGCAACACAGTTTCCCAAGCAAAACCAACGGAAGTCCATTCTTGCAGGACTCACATTCCCGATGAAATAACCACCACGGGTTGGCATGAAATCAAACACCCAATCTGGGAGGGAATCAGGCATTACGTTGAACTTGTTCACTGCAGTGTGTGAATACTCCTCTGTCTTGTAACGGTAAATGTCATTAAGCTGTTTGATATCGAGCCAAAAGTAACTTCTCATGTGAAAACTAAGTGCATGCAGACGTTTAACTATTCTATCAGCACAGTCCTTGCCCTCCTCGTCCTGCTTAAGTAGAAGCAAAGCGCACCTCAAGGCCATAAAGAATAATGCCTGTATCTCTATTGGATACCCATAAACACCCTGGAAAATAGATACattgaaaaacaattatttgcAATCCATGAAGAAAATGACAAACTCAACATATATAATGATAGGTTTCATGATACTCACCATTCTGCGATCAATCATGCTACACCCATCAGCGCACAACAGGGTGGGGAATGTATCAAAGCCTTCCGACAGGCATAACGTCAAGATTAGTCTAATGCCCCTCTGGCATTCCGGCATTTCAGCCAAAGAAGTGTCACCAGTAGACTTTGTATATGCTCGCAGCAGAATAATCCACCAAAAGCCTGAATCAACAGGAGCCACTCGACCAATAGCACATTCCCCAAAATCGGCAATTATTGTTTCAAAGTTTCTTACAGGGTCATGAAGTACTTTGAAACTCGCTGGCATCACCCCCGCCCCTAAAGTGAAATTATCCACTTTTTTCTCCCATGATTGAAGCCGCAACgttttgagaagaaaattcttgacGATTTCAGGTTCACCGTTCATCAAGAAGGCTAGAGCACTAGGAACAAAATCTCTGACAAAGACCTGTCaccaacttattttttagcTTTTGTAACTTATAATTAGAGgatatagaaaattttgtaGAGATCCATATGCTTATAGAGCCAACATAAACATGCCacaaaatagatataaaactgaaaatttgagCGATCATGAAGCAAAACATGTTTGCGGACAACAAAGTAAGCATATAGCAATTGCACAAATTGGTACTCCCTATAGAACATTTCTCGTGCTGGATAAATCATTTATGTATACTGCAATAGAAGAAGTTCAAACGGATTGATGTCTAAGCAACAGCTTTTATTGGCAACAAATGACGCAACTTTCATGCATCACCATAACTAAATCAGAGCCAAGCCTATCTGACATCAAAACCAAACACAGATCGTTTCACAGATAGATAAGTCATTCTCATAACCGACGTAATTTATGGGCACTTGGAAACAAAACTATCACAAGCCTCACCTGATCATAATTTAGTTCTTCAGTTGAATGATCCAACGCAGCGATAGTCCCGACAGGTTGCCCACGAAAGTGAACTATTGACCGCTGCAAGGCAACCCATGCCTCAGCCACTATTGGATGCGTCTCCACACAAGTAAATGATCTTGGAGTGCTTATGCCGGAACGTGCTGGGGAAAGGATACTATCAAAAACACGAGATGAGTTCTCGCTATTTCTGTAAAATTGGCGGGGCGGAGACGAGATCGACAGTTCACTAAAGGATCTCTCATCGAACGATCTCTTCCTCTCTATGTTGACCGGCCTCGGTCTTTCCAACAATCTTGACAAATCTGAATCTCCAATTTCAAAAATCGTCGCATTGGATTCATGATGTCTGGCAGTTCCATTGACATCAACGGTAGGAGACATCTTCGTCAAAAGATTGGTTCAAAACAATTGCCGGACTTAAAGATCTGCAGTTAATGAAAGAAACACCGATGTTAAATAGTAAGGAGTCCAAACTCCCATGAACTGGAGTCAAACCAAAACTGCTGAAATTCTTACAAAACTAACATCACAACTCACGAGCACTCAAGTCAACTCAGAGAAACAGACAACTAATTGTGAGGTCAGAGGATCTTTTTTAAgcacaaaaaacacaaaaaatatcattctaTCACATGATGTTAGAATTCCTGCATATAAACAGAATATTTAATCACATATGAGGTGATCGGTACCAAATAGCGTGGATCACACCTCCATTACTTTCTTAATCAAAGATTTAAATACTCCATCATTAACAGCTAACAAGGCGGGTCAAGAAGAAAGATCCAAAGGCATCGATTGGATGAG
The window above is part of the Sesamum indicum cultivar Zhongzhi No. 13 linkage group LG7, S_indicum_v1.0, whole genome shotgun sequence genome. Proteins encoded here:
- the LOC105166040 gene encoding gibberellin-regulated protein 1, with amino-acid sequence MTISKVSIAFFLALVVHFVAGEQEVLNRAVNTTPLQKIDCGAACARRCRLSSRPRLCHRACGTCCARCDCVPPGTSGNYDACPCYANMTTHGNRPKCP
- the LOC105166041 gene encoding probable alkaline/neutral invertase B, with the protein product MSPTVDVNGTARHHESNATIFEIGDSDLSRLLERPRPVNIERKRSFDERSFSELSISSPPRQFYRNSENSSRVFDSILSPARSGISTPRSFTCVETHPIVAEAWVALQRSIVHFRGQPVGTIAALDHSTEELNYDQVFVRDFVPSALAFLMNGEPEIVKNFLLKTLRLQSWEKKVDNFTLGAGVMPASFKVLHDPVRNFETIIADFGECAIGRVAPVDSGFWWIILLRAYTKSTGDTSLAEMPECQRGIRLILTLCLSEGFDTFPTLLCADGCSMIDRRMGVYGYPIEIQALFFMALRCALLLLKQDEEGKDCADRIVKRLHALSFHMRSYFWLDIKQLNDIYRYKTEEYSHTAVNKFNVMPDSLPDWVFDFMPTRGGYFIGNVSPARMDFRWFCLGNCVAILSSLATPEQASAIMDLIESRWAELVGEMPLKICYPAMESHEWRIVTGCDPKNTSWSYHNGGSWPVLIWLLTAACIKSGRPQLARRAIELAETRLLKDHWAEYYDGKLGRYVGKQSRKNQTWSIAGYLVAKMMLEDPSHLGMISLEEDKQMKPHMKRSASWMC